In one Rhinopithecus roxellana isolate Shanxi Qingling chromosome 1, ASM756505v1, whole genome shotgun sequence genomic region, the following are encoded:
- the MAGEF1 gene encoding melanoma-associated antigen F1, with the protein MLQTPESRGLPVPQAEGEKDGGHDGETRAPTASQERPKEELGAGREEGAVEPALTRKGARALAAKALARRRAYRRLNRTVAELVQFLLVKDKKKSPITRSEMVKYVIGDLKALFPDIIARAAEHLRYVFGFELKQFDRKHHTYILINKLKPLEEEEEEDLGGDGPRLGLLMMILGLIYMRGNSAREAQVWEMLRRLGMQPSKYHFLFGYPKRLIMEDFVQQRYLSYRRVPHTSPPEYEFSWGPRSNLEISKMKVLGFVAKLHKKEPQHWPVQYREALADEADRARAKARAEASMRARASARAGIHLW; encoded by the coding sequence ATGTTGCAGACACCAGAGAGCCGGGGGCTCCCAGTCCCGCAGGCCGAGGGGGAGAAGGATGGCGGCCATGATGGTGAGACCCGGGCCCCGACCGCCTCGCAGGAGCGCCCCAAGGAGGAGCTTGGcgctgggagggaggagggggctgtGGAGCCCGCCCTCACCCGGAAAGGCGCGAGGGCCTTGGCGGCCAAAGCCTTGGCAAGGCGCAGGGCCTACCGCCGTCTGAATCGGACGGTGGCGGAGTTGGTGCAGTTCCTCCTGGTGAAAGACAAGAAGAAGAGTCCCATCACACGCTCGGAGATGGTGAAATACGTTATTGGAGACTTGAAGGCTCTGTTCCCGGACATCATCGCAAGGGCCGCAGAGCATCTGCGGTATGTCTTTGGTTTTGAGCTGAAACAGTTTGACCGCAAGCACCACACTTACATCCTGATCAACAAACTAAAACCTcttgaggaagaggaggaggaggatctgGGAGGAGATGGCCCCAGATTGGGTCTGTTAATGATGATCCTGGGCCTTATCTATATGAGAGGTAATAGCGCCAGGGAAGCCCAGGTCTGGGAGATGCTGCGTCGGTTGGGGATGCAACCCTCAAAGTATCATTTCCTCTTTGGGTATCCGAAGAGGCTTATTATGGAAGATTTTGTCCAGCAGCGATACCTCAGTTACAGGCGGGTGCCTCACACCAGTCCACCGGAATATGAATTCTCTTGGGGTCCCCGAAGCAACCTGGAAATCAGCAAGATGAAAGTCCTGGGGTTCGTGGCCAAGCTGCATAAGAAGGAACCCCAGCATTGGCCAGTGCAGTACCGTGAGGCCCTAGCAGACGAGGCCGACAGGGCCAGAGCCAAGGCCAGAGCTGAAGCCAGTATGAGGGCCAGGGCCAGTGCTAGGGCCGGCATCCACCTCTGGTGA